In the genome of Pseudomonas sp. B33.4, the window GGCAGGTCTCAGTGGCACGGGAACGCGGCGCTGTGGCGGGTATCGTGGGCGGCGTTGTGTACCGCTTCGATGTGCGAGAAACCAGCGAAGTAGACCAGGCTGGCGCCGAGGATCGAGGCGAAGATCGCGGCGGTCAGGCGTTGGCTCAGGGTGGTGGTGCTGGCGATTTTGTCCGTGTTGCTGCCGGTGCTGCTGATGATCGACATGGCGCTTCCCTCTGGAGTGTCAGTGGGTGAATCGAGCGCATGAAAACCCCTGCGGGTCGGGCTCGCAGAGGTTCGAACAGCGCCCGCCCACCGCGGGTTTGTTATGTTCAGCGACGCACAAGGTGCGGGCTGTGTGTTGCGGGCCGGTCTCCGGGCTCACGAGGGGTTGGCGTCAGGCCGACCTGCAAGCGTCACCTTCCCATGCCGTACAGGCACAGTGGTTTTGACGCTTCGCTCGCTTACCGTTGCGGGGGCAGCACCGGACTGACATGGCTCTGAGTAAAGCACATGATTCACCGGTTTCCCGTTTCACCCTGTGAAGGGCACCCGTAACAAGGTGTGTAGGAGAGCATGGGGGTGGGGTTTTGGTCAATTTTTTGGGGTGGATCCGTTGCTGCGGGTGTTGCTGATTAGGGTTCCGCCCTTACGGCGGGTCACTTTTTCCAGACGCCGAAAAAGTAACCAAAAAGGCTTGCTCCTGCGTGCGGCCCGCTCGCTGGGGCTCGGGGTTCCTTCGCTCCGGGATTGATCCGGGCGCAGCGCCTACGGTTTGCTTCGCTGCACCTCCTCTCGCTGTGTTTGGCTGCGCCAAACGGTCGCTGCGCTCCCACGCCCGGATCAATCCCTCCACTCAGCCTTCCGACGTCGCCCGTGGATCAAGATCAAGAGCAGGCGAGCTGACACTCGGCCTATTGAGTGGTGAGGAGCGCGGGTGTTCGGCTTTTGATTTGCGTTGTTGCTGCCCCTCACCCCAGCCCTCTCCCGAGGGAGAGGGAGCCGATTTGTGGGCCTTTCAGAATCTGAGTTCAACGCGGTATCGCACGTCGGCGTATCTCTCGCAATCACCTCGGTCAGTCCCCTCTCCCTCCGGGAGAGGGCTAGGGTGAGGGGCTCTTGATCTGGCTTTTGATCTGGCTTTTTTGCCCCTTCGGCAGGCCGAGCGTAGGTGTTCATCCGGGGATCAGGCGCGCAGCGCCGTGCGGCGTAGCCGCATACATCGAGAGGAGGTGCAGCGAAGCAAACCGTAGGCGATGTCCCCGGATGGACACCGTAGCGAGGGAACACTGAGCCTCAGCGAAGTGCCGTACGCCGGGGCAAAGCCTTTTGGGTTACCTTTTCGGCGTTTGGAAAAGGTGACTCGATGTAAGAGCGAAACCGCCAGCGGCAGCACCCGCAGCAACGGATATGCCCCCAATCCAAAAAAACCCAAACATTGACCCATAAGCAAGCCATGCGTAGCCTTGCGCTTTCGAGGTTCTTCGGCCGCTGCCGAAGCTAAGAAGGGAACGCGGTCAATGCCGCGGCTGCCCCCGCAACTGTGAACGGTGAAATTCACTGCCACGCCACTGCCAGCTCAACCCATGAGCCAGCGGGAAGGCGCAGCGAATGCCAGGCCCCGCGCCTGAACACCGTCAGCCAGGAGACCTGCCTCGTCACAGATTCTCACTACAACCGGGCGGGGTGATCCGGTGGCGAACGCTTCCGGCGCGCACGCGCGTGGCCGGTTCTCGTCCCGTATGCCCGCCGCTTGCCAAAGGGCATACCGATGAAAACACTGGCCAAACTCCCCGTCACCATCGTCACTGGCTTCCTTGGCTCGGGCAAAACCACACTGCTGCGGCACATGCTCGATAACGCTCAGGGCCGGCGCATTGCGGTGATCGTCAACGAGTTCGGCGAGTTGGGCATCGACGGTGAAATCCTCAAGCAATGCACCATCGGCTGCACCGAAGAAGAAGCCACCGGCCGCGTTTACGAACTGGCCAACGGCTGCCTGTGCTGCACCGTTCAGGAAGAGTTCTTTCCGGTGATGCGCGAACTGGTTGCCCGTCGCGGCGACCTCGACCACATCCTCATCGAAACCTCGGGCCTGGCCCTGCCAAAACCACTGGTGCAAGCCTTCCAGTGGCCGGAAATCCGCAGCGCCTGCACCGTTGACGCGGTGATCACCGTGGTCGACAGCCCGGCCGTGGCCGCTGGCACCTTCGCCGCGTTCCCGGATCAGGTCGATGCCCAGCGCAAACTCGACCCGAACCTCGACCACGAATCGCCACTGCACGAATTGTTCGCTGACCAACTGGCCAGCGCCGACCTCGTCATCCTCAACAAGGCCGACCAGACCAGCCCGGAAGACCTCGCTCGCGTGCGCGCTGAAGTCGCCGAAGAACTGCCGCCAGCGGTAAAAATCATCGAAGCCAGCAACGGCCGTGTGCCGCTCGACGTGTTGATCGGCCTCGGCGCCAGTTCCGAAGAACACATCGACAGCCGCCACAGCCATCACGATCACCACCACGGTGAAGGCGATGACGACCACGATGACCACGATCACGACGCTTTCGATTCAATCTCGATCGAACTGCCGCAAGCCGACGAAAGCCTGCTGCTCGACGCGCTGACGCAACTGGTGGTCAAGCACGGCATCCTGCGTGTGAAGGGCTTTGCGGCGATTCCGAACAAGCCAATGCGCCTGTTGATCCAGGGCGTGGGCACGCGTTTTGACAAACACTTCGACCGTCAGTGGAGCGCCGATGAAGCGCGCGTGACGCGTCTGGTGTTGATCGGTCAGGAACTCGATGCGGCGCAACTCGAAGCGCAACTGCGCGCTGCGCTCAGCGTTTAAGCCATGCACCTGCTCAGGACCCAGCCCGGCGGATTCGTCTCGGATGACAACATTGCCGACCTTGGACAAACCCCCGCCGAACTGGTGATCCTGTGCAGCGGCGACTCCAGCCTGGCGCTGCTCGCCGAAGCCGCGCAGCAATTGCCCGAGGATTATCCGAGCCTGCGTCTGGCTAACCCGATGCAGGTGCAGAACCACGCTTCGGTCGACTTGTACGTCGATGAAGTGCTGCGCCACGCCAAGGTGATTCTGATTTCGCTGCACGGCGGCATTGCTTATTGGCGCTACGGCGTCGAGCGTCTGGTCGAGTTGGCCGAGCGCGGCGTGCAGGTGATTCTGGTGCCGGGCGATGACCGGCCCGATCCGGAGCTCAGCGACTTGAGCACCGTCAACGCCGAGGAACGTGACCGACTCTGGCAGTTCCTCCGTCAGGGCGGTATGGGCAATGCACTGGATTTCTTCCGCTGCCTGGCCAACCGCTGGCTCGCCCGCGATTACGCTTGGCAAGAGCCGCAAACCCTGCCGCGTACGGCGATTTACCATCCACAAAAAAACTCCGCCGCACTGAGTGACTGGCAAGCCGAATGGCTGCCCGATCAACCGGTCGCGGCGGTGCTGTTTTACCGCTCGCATTTGCAAGCGGCGAACACTGCGTTTATCGATGTGTTCTGCCAGCGCTTGCAGGCAGCGGGGCTTAATCCGCTGCCGATTGCGGTGGCCAGTTTGAAAGAGCCCGGCTGCCTGACGGTGGTCGAGGATTGGCTGGATGAAGTCGAGGCAGGGGTGATTCTGAACACCACCGGTTTCGCCCAGTCCAGCCCCGAAGCACCACACTTGCGGCCGTTTCGCCGCGATATTCCAGTGATTCAGGCAATCTGCGCGCAGGATAACGAGCCCGGCTGGCGCGCCAGCGAGCAGGGCCTCGGCCCGCGCGATCTGGCCATGCACATTGCCTTGCCGGAACTCGATGGGCGCATCATCAGTCGGCCGATCAGCTTCAAGGATCTGGCCTGGCGCAGCGAGCGCAGTCAGTCCGATGTGGTCTGCTATCGCGCGCAGCCCGAGCGCATGGATTTCGTCGCCGAACTGGCGCGGCGCTGGATCGACCTGGCGCGGGTGCCGAACGGCGAAAAACGCATCGCGCTGATCCTCGCCAACTACCCGACTCGCGACGGACGCATCGGCAACGGCGTCGGTCTCGACACGCCGGCAGCGGCGCTGAATATTCTGCGCGCGTTGCAGGCCGAGGGTTATCCGATCACCGCCCAATTGCCGGACAGCGGCACCGAGTTGATCCAGCAATTGCTCGGTGGTGTCAGCAACGATCTCGATACGATTGACCTGCGCCCGTGTCAGCAAAGCCTGGCGATGGACGCTTACCTGACAATGTT includes:
- a CDS encoding CbtB domain-containing protein; translation: MSIISSTGSNTDKIASTTTLSQRLTAAIFASILGASLVYFAGFSHIEAVHNAAHDTRHSAAFPCH
- the cobW gene encoding cobalamin biosynthesis protein CobW, which encodes MKTLAKLPVTIVTGFLGSGKTTLLRHMLDNAQGRRIAVIVNEFGELGIDGEILKQCTIGCTEEEATGRVYELANGCLCCTVQEEFFPVMRELVARRGDLDHILIETSGLALPKPLVQAFQWPEIRSACTVDAVITVVDSPAVAAGTFAAFPDQVDAQRKLDPNLDHESPLHELFADQLASADLVILNKADQTSPEDLARVRAEVAEELPPAVKIIEASNGRVPLDVLIGLGASSEEHIDSRHSHHDHHHGEGDDDHDDHDHDAFDSISIELPQADESLLLDALTQLVVKHGILRVKGFAAIPNKPMRLLIQGVGTRFDKHFDRQWSADEARVTRLVLIGQELDAAQLEAQLRAALSV